A stretch of the Oxyura jamaicensis isolate SHBP4307 breed ruddy duck chromosome 4, BPBGC_Ojam_1.0, whole genome shotgun sequence genome encodes the following:
- the AIFM1 gene encoding apoptosis-inducing factor 1, mitochondrial isoform X4 translates to MLCCRLAALGARRPLRPLSPAAVLQCHHLRYPSRSLMSSGVPGKAGSNLLFYLIVGGTVTGAGAYVYKTLKENKERFTSRVTTITARSQENASSGAASRGSAAPEAHPEVPSHVPFLLIGGGTAAFAAARSIRARDPGARVLIVSEDPALPYMRPPLSKELWFSDDPNVTETLRFKQWNGKERSIYFQPPSFYVPARDLPFVENGGVAVLCGKKVVHMDVRGNKVKLSDGTQISYDKCLIATGGSPRNLPAIERAGKDVQQRLTLFRKVEDFKSLEKISRQVKSITVIGGGFLGSELACALGRRARTRGLEVIQLFPENGNMGKVLPEYLSNWTTEKVRREGVNVMPNAVVKSVSVSGNRLMIKLKDGRKVETDHIVAAVGLEPNVELAKSAGLEVDSDFGGFRVNAELQARSNIWVAGDAACFYDIKLGRRRVEHHDHAVVSGRLAGENMTGAAKPYWHQSMFWSDLGPDVGYEAIGLVDSTLPTVGVFAKATAKDTPKSATEQSGTGIRSESETEAEASEVPTSPSASPMPHVPKQGEDYGKGVIFYLRDKVVVGIVLWNIFNRMPIARKIIKDGEEHADLNEVAKLFNIHED, encoded by the exons ATGTTGTGCTGCCGCCTGGCCGCCCTCGGGGCGCGGCGGCCGCTGCGGCCCCTCAGCCCCGCCGCAG TTTTGCAGTGTCATCATCTAAGATATCCTTCTAGATCACTAATGTCTTCAGGTGTTCCTGGCAAAGCTGGCAGCAACCTACTGTTCTACTTAATTGTAGGAGGAACAGTCACAGGGGCAGGAGCTTAT GTGTACAAaacattgaaagaaaacaaagagcgATTCACCAGCCGTGTCACAACGATAACAGCACGATCCCAAGAAAACGCATC ATCTG GTGCTGCTTCTCGGGGCTCAGCAG CTCCAGAAGCTCATCCTGAGGTCCCATCTCATGTTCCTTTCCTGCTAATTGGTGGAGgaactgctgcttttgctgctgcccGGTCCATTCGGGCTCGTGACCCTGGTGCCCGG GTGCTGATTGTGTCTGAAGATCCTGCATTGCCCTATATGCGTCCACCCCTTTCCAAAGAGCTGTGGTTTTCAGACGATCCAAATGTGACGGAGACTCTGCGATTCAAACAGTGGAATGGCAAGGAGAGGAG CATATATTTCCAGCCGCCGTCATTCTATGTGCCTGCTCGCGACCTGCCTTTTGTAGAAAATGGTGGAGTAGCAGTTCTCTGTGGCAAGAAG GTTGTGCATATGGATGTTAGAGGCAACAAGGTGAAACTCAGTGATGGTACCCAGATATCCTATGACAAATGTCTGATTGCCACTG GTGGTTCCCCAAGGAATCTGCCCGCCATtgaaagagcaggaaaagaTGTACAGCAAAGGCTGACACTGTTCCGAAAG GTCGAGGACTTCAAAAGTCTGGAGAAGATTTCAAGACAAGTCAAATCCATCACAGTTATTGGTGGTGGCTTTCTTGGCAGTGAGCTGGCCTGTGCTCTGGGAAGAAGAG CACGAACCAGAGGCCTGGAGGTGATTCAGCTCTTTCCAGAAAATGGCAATATGGGCAAAGTCTTGCCTGAGTACCTGAGCAACTGGACCACAGAGAAAGTCAGAAGAG AGGGCGTTAATGTTATGCCTAATGCCGTGGTCAagtctgtctctgtctctggaAATCGACTGATGATTAAACTAAAAGATGGCCGAAAG GTGGAGACTGATCATATTGTGGCTGCAGTAGGGCTGGAGCCTAATGTGGAATTAGCGAAGTCTGCTGGTCTGGAGGTGGATTCTGACTTTGGAGGCTTCCGGGTcaatgcagagctgcaggcacgCTCCAATATCTGGGTG gctggggatgctgcctgCTTCTATGATATCAAACTAGGTAGGAGACGAGTAGAGCACCACGATCATGCCGTTGTGAGTGGAAGGCTAGCTGGAGAAAACATGACAGGAGCTGCAAAGCCCTACTGGCATCAGTCCATGTTCTG GAGCGATCTGGGCCCTGATGTAGGGTATGAAGCCATTGGACTTGTTGACAGTACTTTGCCAACGGTCGGGGTCTTTGctaaagcaacagcaaaagacACACCAAAATCTGCAACAGAGCAATCAG GGACAGGTATCCGATCCGAAAgtgaaacagaagcagaagcttCAGAAGTTCCCACTTCTCCAAGTGCTTCACCAATGCCTCACGTTCCAAAGCAAGGAGAAGATTATGGCAAAGGTGTCATTTTCTACCTCAGGGATAAAGTTGTGGTGGGAATTGTGTTATGGAACATCTTCAACAGGATGCCTATTGCTCGAAAG
- the AIFM1 gene encoding apoptosis-inducing factor 1, mitochondrial isoform X6, with protein sequence MLCCRLAALGARRPLRPLSPAAVLQCHHLRYPSRSLMSSGVPGKAGSNLLFYLIVGGTVTGAGAYVYKTLKENKERFTSRVTTITARSQENASSPAPEAHPEVPSHVPFLLIGGGTAAFAAARSIRARDPGARVLIVSEDPALPYMRPPLSKELWFSDDPNVTETLRFKQWNGKERSIYFQPPSFYVPARDLPFVENGGVAVLCGKKVVHMDVRGNKVKLSDGTQISYDKCLIATGGSPRNLPAIERAGKDVQQRLTLFRKVEDFKSLEKISRQVKSITVIGGGFLGSELACALGRRARTRGLEVIQLFPENGNMGKVLPEYLSNWTTEKVRREGVNVMPNAVVKSVSVSGNRLMIKLKDGRKVETDHIVAAVGLEPNVELAKSAGLEVDSDFGGFRVNAELQARSNIWVAGDAACFYDIKLGRRRVEHHDHAVVSGRLAGENMTGAAKPYWHQSMFWSDLGPDVGYEAIGLVDSTLPTVGVFAKATAKDTPKSATEQSGTGIRSESETEAEASEVPTSPSASPMPHVPKQGEDYGKGVIFYLRDKVVVGIVLWNIFNRMPIARKIIKDGEEHADLNEVAKLFNIHED encoded by the exons ATGTTGTGCTGCCGCCTGGCCGCCCTCGGGGCGCGGCGGCCGCTGCGGCCCCTCAGCCCCGCCGCAG TTTTGCAGTGTCATCATCTAAGATATCCTTCTAGATCACTAATGTCTTCAGGTGTTCCTGGCAAAGCTGGCAGCAACCTACTGTTCTACTTAATTGTAGGAGGAACAGTCACAGGGGCAGGAGCTTAT GTGTACAAaacattgaaagaaaacaaagagcgATTCACCAGCCGTGTCACAACGATAACAGCACGATCCCAAGAAAACGCATCGTCTCCTG CTCCAGAAGCTCATCCTGAGGTCCCATCTCATGTTCCTTTCCTGCTAATTGGTGGAGgaactgctgcttttgctgctgcccGGTCCATTCGGGCTCGTGACCCTGGTGCCCGG GTGCTGATTGTGTCTGAAGATCCTGCATTGCCCTATATGCGTCCACCCCTTTCCAAAGAGCTGTGGTTTTCAGACGATCCAAATGTGACGGAGACTCTGCGATTCAAACAGTGGAATGGCAAGGAGAGGAG CATATATTTCCAGCCGCCGTCATTCTATGTGCCTGCTCGCGACCTGCCTTTTGTAGAAAATGGTGGAGTAGCAGTTCTCTGTGGCAAGAAG GTTGTGCATATGGATGTTAGAGGCAACAAGGTGAAACTCAGTGATGGTACCCAGATATCCTATGACAAATGTCTGATTGCCACTG GTGGTTCCCCAAGGAATCTGCCCGCCATtgaaagagcaggaaaagaTGTACAGCAAAGGCTGACACTGTTCCGAAAG GTCGAGGACTTCAAAAGTCTGGAGAAGATTTCAAGACAAGTCAAATCCATCACAGTTATTGGTGGTGGCTTTCTTGGCAGTGAGCTGGCCTGTGCTCTGGGAAGAAGAG CACGAACCAGAGGCCTGGAGGTGATTCAGCTCTTTCCAGAAAATGGCAATATGGGCAAAGTCTTGCCTGAGTACCTGAGCAACTGGACCACAGAGAAAGTCAGAAGAG AGGGCGTTAATGTTATGCCTAATGCCGTGGTCAagtctgtctctgtctctggaAATCGACTGATGATTAAACTAAAAGATGGCCGAAAG GTGGAGACTGATCATATTGTGGCTGCAGTAGGGCTGGAGCCTAATGTGGAATTAGCGAAGTCTGCTGGTCTGGAGGTGGATTCTGACTTTGGAGGCTTCCGGGTcaatgcagagctgcaggcacgCTCCAATATCTGGGTG gctggggatgctgcctgCTTCTATGATATCAAACTAGGTAGGAGACGAGTAGAGCACCACGATCATGCCGTTGTGAGTGGAAGGCTAGCTGGAGAAAACATGACAGGAGCTGCAAAGCCCTACTGGCATCAGTCCATGTTCTG GAGCGATCTGGGCCCTGATGTAGGGTATGAAGCCATTGGACTTGTTGACAGTACTTTGCCAACGGTCGGGGTCTTTGctaaagcaacagcaaaagacACACCAAAATCTGCAACAGAGCAATCAG GGACAGGTATCCGATCCGAAAgtgaaacagaagcagaagcttCAGAAGTTCCCACTTCTCCAAGTGCTTCACCAATGCCTCACGTTCCAAAGCAAGGAGAAGATTATGGCAAAGGTGTCATTTTCTACCTCAGGGATAAAGTTGTGGTGGGAATTGTGTTATGGAACATCTTCAACAGGATGCCTATTGCTCGAAAG
- the AIFM1 gene encoding apoptosis-inducing factor 1, mitochondrial isoform X3, giving the protein MLCCRLAALGARRPLRPLSPAAVLQCHHLRYPSRSLMSSGVPGKAGSNLLFYLIVGGTVTGAGAYVYKTLKENKERFTSRVTTITARSQENASSPGAASRGSAAPEAHPEVPSHVPFLLIGGGTAAFAAARSIRARDPGARVLIVSEDPALPYMRPPLSKELWFSDDPNVTETLRFKQWNGKERSIYFQPPSFYVPARDLPFVENGGVAVLCGKKVVHMDVRGNKVKLSDGTQISYDKCLIATGGSPRNLPAIERAGKDVQQRLTLFRKVEDFKSLEKISRQVKSITVIGGGFLGSELACALGRRARTRGLEVIQLFPENGNMGKVLPEYLSNWTTEKVRREGVNVMPNAVVKSVSVSGNRLMIKLKDGRKVETDHIVAAVGLEPNVELAKSAGLEVDSDFGGFRVNAELQARSNIWVAGDAACFYDIKLGRRRVEHHDHAVVSGRLAGENMTGAAKPYWHQSMFWSDLGPDVGYEAIGLVDSTLPTVGVFAKATAKDTPKSATEQSGTGIRSESETEAEASEVPTSPSASPMPHVPKQGEDYGKGVIFYLRDKVVVGIVLWNIFNRMPIARKIIKDGEEHADLNEVAKLFNIHED; this is encoded by the exons ATGTTGTGCTGCCGCCTGGCCGCCCTCGGGGCGCGGCGGCCGCTGCGGCCCCTCAGCCCCGCCGCAG TTTTGCAGTGTCATCATCTAAGATATCCTTCTAGATCACTAATGTCTTCAGGTGTTCCTGGCAAAGCTGGCAGCAACCTACTGTTCTACTTAATTGTAGGAGGAACAGTCACAGGGGCAGGAGCTTAT GTGTACAAaacattgaaagaaaacaaagagcgATTCACCAGCCGTGTCACAACGATAACAGCACGATCCCAAGAAAACGCATCGTCTCCTG GTGCTGCTTCTCGGGGCTCAGCAG CTCCAGAAGCTCATCCTGAGGTCCCATCTCATGTTCCTTTCCTGCTAATTGGTGGAGgaactgctgcttttgctgctgcccGGTCCATTCGGGCTCGTGACCCTGGTGCCCGG GTGCTGATTGTGTCTGAAGATCCTGCATTGCCCTATATGCGTCCACCCCTTTCCAAAGAGCTGTGGTTTTCAGACGATCCAAATGTGACGGAGACTCTGCGATTCAAACAGTGGAATGGCAAGGAGAGGAG CATATATTTCCAGCCGCCGTCATTCTATGTGCCTGCTCGCGACCTGCCTTTTGTAGAAAATGGTGGAGTAGCAGTTCTCTGTGGCAAGAAG GTTGTGCATATGGATGTTAGAGGCAACAAGGTGAAACTCAGTGATGGTACCCAGATATCCTATGACAAATGTCTGATTGCCACTG GTGGTTCCCCAAGGAATCTGCCCGCCATtgaaagagcaggaaaagaTGTACAGCAAAGGCTGACACTGTTCCGAAAG GTCGAGGACTTCAAAAGTCTGGAGAAGATTTCAAGACAAGTCAAATCCATCACAGTTATTGGTGGTGGCTTTCTTGGCAGTGAGCTGGCCTGTGCTCTGGGAAGAAGAG CACGAACCAGAGGCCTGGAGGTGATTCAGCTCTTTCCAGAAAATGGCAATATGGGCAAAGTCTTGCCTGAGTACCTGAGCAACTGGACCACAGAGAAAGTCAGAAGAG AGGGCGTTAATGTTATGCCTAATGCCGTGGTCAagtctgtctctgtctctggaAATCGACTGATGATTAAACTAAAAGATGGCCGAAAG GTGGAGACTGATCATATTGTGGCTGCAGTAGGGCTGGAGCCTAATGTGGAATTAGCGAAGTCTGCTGGTCTGGAGGTGGATTCTGACTTTGGAGGCTTCCGGGTcaatgcagagctgcaggcacgCTCCAATATCTGGGTG gctggggatgctgcctgCTTCTATGATATCAAACTAGGTAGGAGACGAGTAGAGCACCACGATCATGCCGTTGTGAGTGGAAGGCTAGCTGGAGAAAACATGACAGGAGCTGCAAAGCCCTACTGGCATCAGTCCATGTTCTG GAGCGATCTGGGCCCTGATGTAGGGTATGAAGCCATTGGACTTGTTGACAGTACTTTGCCAACGGTCGGGGTCTTTGctaaagcaacagcaaaagacACACCAAAATCTGCAACAGAGCAATCAG GGACAGGTATCCGATCCGAAAgtgaaacagaagcagaagcttCAGAAGTTCCCACTTCTCCAAGTGCTTCACCAATGCCTCACGTTCCAAAGCAAGGAGAAGATTATGGCAAAGGTGTCATTTTCTACCTCAGGGATAAAGTTGTGGTGGGAATTGTGTTATGGAACATCTTCAACAGGATGCCTATTGCTCGAAAG
- the AIFM1 gene encoding apoptosis-inducing factor 1, mitochondrial isoform X2 translates to MLCCRLAALGARRPLRPLSPAAGNLLQRWSVPIGLQMSRQVASSDVPGGKGSSSVLALIMGLTTLGAGVYVYKTLKENKERFTSRVTTITARSQENASSGAASRGSAAPEAHPEVPSHVPFLLIGGGTAAFAAARSIRARDPGARVLIVSEDPALPYMRPPLSKELWFSDDPNVTETLRFKQWNGKERSIYFQPPSFYVPARDLPFVENGGVAVLCGKKVVHMDVRGNKVKLSDGTQISYDKCLIATGGSPRNLPAIERAGKDVQQRLTLFRKVEDFKSLEKISRQVKSITVIGGGFLGSELACALGRRARTRGLEVIQLFPENGNMGKVLPEYLSNWTTEKVRREGVNVMPNAVVKSVSVSGNRLMIKLKDGRKVETDHIVAAVGLEPNVELAKSAGLEVDSDFGGFRVNAELQARSNIWVAGDAACFYDIKLGRRRVEHHDHAVVSGRLAGENMTGAAKPYWHQSMFWSDLGPDVGYEAIGLVDSTLPTVGVFAKATAKDTPKSATEQSGTGIRSESETEAEASEVPTSPSASPMPHVPKQGEDYGKGVIFYLRDKVVVGIVLWNIFNRMPIARKIIKDGEEHADLNEVAKLFNIHED, encoded by the exons ATGTTGTGCTGCCGCCTGGCCGCCCTCGGGGCGCGGCGGCCGCTGCGGCCCCTCAGCCCCGCCGCAG GCAACTTGTTGCAGCGCTGGAGTGTTCCCATAGGACTACAGATGAGCAGACAAGTGGCTAGCTCTGATGTGCCTGGGGGCAAAGGCAGTAGTTCTGTTTTAGCCCTTATTATGGGCTTGACAACGTTAGGAGCGGGTGTATAT GTGTACAAaacattgaaagaaaacaaagagcgATTCACCAGCCGTGTCACAACGATAACAGCACGATCCCAAGAAAACGCATC ATCTG GTGCTGCTTCTCGGGGCTCAGCAG CTCCAGAAGCTCATCCTGAGGTCCCATCTCATGTTCCTTTCCTGCTAATTGGTGGAGgaactgctgcttttgctgctgcccGGTCCATTCGGGCTCGTGACCCTGGTGCCCGG GTGCTGATTGTGTCTGAAGATCCTGCATTGCCCTATATGCGTCCACCCCTTTCCAAAGAGCTGTGGTTTTCAGACGATCCAAATGTGACGGAGACTCTGCGATTCAAACAGTGGAATGGCAAGGAGAGGAG CATATATTTCCAGCCGCCGTCATTCTATGTGCCTGCTCGCGACCTGCCTTTTGTAGAAAATGGTGGAGTAGCAGTTCTCTGTGGCAAGAAG GTTGTGCATATGGATGTTAGAGGCAACAAGGTGAAACTCAGTGATGGTACCCAGATATCCTATGACAAATGTCTGATTGCCACTG GTGGTTCCCCAAGGAATCTGCCCGCCATtgaaagagcaggaaaagaTGTACAGCAAAGGCTGACACTGTTCCGAAAG GTCGAGGACTTCAAAAGTCTGGAGAAGATTTCAAGACAAGTCAAATCCATCACAGTTATTGGTGGTGGCTTTCTTGGCAGTGAGCTGGCCTGTGCTCTGGGAAGAAGAG CACGAACCAGAGGCCTGGAGGTGATTCAGCTCTTTCCAGAAAATGGCAATATGGGCAAAGTCTTGCCTGAGTACCTGAGCAACTGGACCACAGAGAAAGTCAGAAGAG AGGGCGTTAATGTTATGCCTAATGCCGTGGTCAagtctgtctctgtctctggaAATCGACTGATGATTAAACTAAAAGATGGCCGAAAG GTGGAGACTGATCATATTGTGGCTGCAGTAGGGCTGGAGCCTAATGTGGAATTAGCGAAGTCTGCTGGTCTGGAGGTGGATTCTGACTTTGGAGGCTTCCGGGTcaatgcagagctgcaggcacgCTCCAATATCTGGGTG gctggggatgctgcctgCTTCTATGATATCAAACTAGGTAGGAGACGAGTAGAGCACCACGATCATGCCGTTGTGAGTGGAAGGCTAGCTGGAGAAAACATGACAGGAGCTGCAAAGCCCTACTGGCATCAGTCCATGTTCTG GAGCGATCTGGGCCCTGATGTAGGGTATGAAGCCATTGGACTTGTTGACAGTACTTTGCCAACGGTCGGGGTCTTTGctaaagcaacagcaaaagacACACCAAAATCTGCAACAGAGCAATCAG GGACAGGTATCCGATCCGAAAgtgaaacagaagcagaagcttCAGAAGTTCCCACTTCTCCAAGTGCTTCACCAATGCCTCACGTTCCAAAGCAAGGAGAAGATTATGGCAAAGGTGTCATTTTCTACCTCAGGGATAAAGTTGTGGTGGGAATTGTGTTATGGAACATCTTCAACAGGATGCCTATTGCTCGAAAG
- the AIFM1 gene encoding apoptosis-inducing factor 1, mitochondrial isoform X5, which yields MLCCRLAALGARRPLRPLSPAAGNLLQRWSVPIGLQMSRQVASSDVPGGKGSSSVLALIMGLTTLGAGVYVYKTLKENKERFTSRVTTITARSQENASSPAPEAHPEVPSHVPFLLIGGGTAAFAAARSIRARDPGARVLIVSEDPALPYMRPPLSKELWFSDDPNVTETLRFKQWNGKERSIYFQPPSFYVPARDLPFVENGGVAVLCGKKVVHMDVRGNKVKLSDGTQISYDKCLIATGGSPRNLPAIERAGKDVQQRLTLFRKVEDFKSLEKISRQVKSITVIGGGFLGSELACALGRRARTRGLEVIQLFPENGNMGKVLPEYLSNWTTEKVRREGVNVMPNAVVKSVSVSGNRLMIKLKDGRKVETDHIVAAVGLEPNVELAKSAGLEVDSDFGGFRVNAELQARSNIWVAGDAACFYDIKLGRRRVEHHDHAVVSGRLAGENMTGAAKPYWHQSMFWSDLGPDVGYEAIGLVDSTLPTVGVFAKATAKDTPKSATEQSGTGIRSESETEAEASEVPTSPSASPMPHVPKQGEDYGKGVIFYLRDKVVVGIVLWNIFNRMPIARKIIKDGEEHADLNEVAKLFNIHED from the exons ATGTTGTGCTGCCGCCTGGCCGCCCTCGGGGCGCGGCGGCCGCTGCGGCCCCTCAGCCCCGCCGCAG GCAACTTGTTGCAGCGCTGGAGTGTTCCCATAGGACTACAGATGAGCAGACAAGTGGCTAGCTCTGATGTGCCTGGGGGCAAAGGCAGTAGTTCTGTTTTAGCCCTTATTATGGGCTTGACAACGTTAGGAGCGGGTGTATAT GTGTACAAaacattgaaagaaaacaaagagcgATTCACCAGCCGTGTCACAACGATAACAGCACGATCCCAAGAAAACGCATCGTCTCCTG CTCCAGAAGCTCATCCTGAGGTCCCATCTCATGTTCCTTTCCTGCTAATTGGTGGAGgaactgctgcttttgctgctgcccGGTCCATTCGGGCTCGTGACCCTGGTGCCCGG GTGCTGATTGTGTCTGAAGATCCTGCATTGCCCTATATGCGTCCACCCCTTTCCAAAGAGCTGTGGTTTTCAGACGATCCAAATGTGACGGAGACTCTGCGATTCAAACAGTGGAATGGCAAGGAGAGGAG CATATATTTCCAGCCGCCGTCATTCTATGTGCCTGCTCGCGACCTGCCTTTTGTAGAAAATGGTGGAGTAGCAGTTCTCTGTGGCAAGAAG GTTGTGCATATGGATGTTAGAGGCAACAAGGTGAAACTCAGTGATGGTACCCAGATATCCTATGACAAATGTCTGATTGCCACTG GTGGTTCCCCAAGGAATCTGCCCGCCATtgaaagagcaggaaaagaTGTACAGCAAAGGCTGACACTGTTCCGAAAG GTCGAGGACTTCAAAAGTCTGGAGAAGATTTCAAGACAAGTCAAATCCATCACAGTTATTGGTGGTGGCTTTCTTGGCAGTGAGCTGGCCTGTGCTCTGGGAAGAAGAG CACGAACCAGAGGCCTGGAGGTGATTCAGCTCTTTCCAGAAAATGGCAATATGGGCAAAGTCTTGCCTGAGTACCTGAGCAACTGGACCACAGAGAAAGTCAGAAGAG AGGGCGTTAATGTTATGCCTAATGCCGTGGTCAagtctgtctctgtctctggaAATCGACTGATGATTAAACTAAAAGATGGCCGAAAG GTGGAGACTGATCATATTGTGGCTGCAGTAGGGCTGGAGCCTAATGTGGAATTAGCGAAGTCTGCTGGTCTGGAGGTGGATTCTGACTTTGGAGGCTTCCGGGTcaatgcagagctgcaggcacgCTCCAATATCTGGGTG gctggggatgctgcctgCTTCTATGATATCAAACTAGGTAGGAGACGAGTAGAGCACCACGATCATGCCGTTGTGAGTGGAAGGCTAGCTGGAGAAAACATGACAGGAGCTGCAAAGCCCTACTGGCATCAGTCCATGTTCTG GAGCGATCTGGGCCCTGATGTAGGGTATGAAGCCATTGGACTTGTTGACAGTACTTTGCCAACGGTCGGGGTCTTTGctaaagcaacagcaaaagacACACCAAAATCTGCAACAGAGCAATCAG GGACAGGTATCCGATCCGAAAgtgaaacagaagcagaagcttCAGAAGTTCCCACTTCTCCAAGTGCTTCACCAATGCCTCACGTTCCAAAGCAAGGAGAAGATTATGGCAAAGGTGTCATTTTCTACCTCAGGGATAAAGTTGTGGTGGGAATTGTGTTATGGAACATCTTCAACAGGATGCCTATTGCTCGAAAG
- the AIFM1 gene encoding apoptosis-inducing factor 1, mitochondrial isoform X7, which translates to MSSGVPGKAGSNLLFYLIVGGTVTGAGAYVYKTLKENKERFTSRVTTITARSQENASSPGAASRGSAAPEAHPEVPSHVPFLLIGGGTAAFAAARSIRARDPGARVLIVSEDPALPYMRPPLSKELWFSDDPNVTETLRFKQWNGKERSIYFQPPSFYVPARDLPFVENGGVAVLCGKKVVHMDVRGNKVKLSDGTQISYDKCLIATGGSPRNLPAIERAGKDVQQRLTLFRKVEDFKSLEKISRQVKSITVIGGGFLGSELACALGRRARTRGLEVIQLFPENGNMGKVLPEYLSNWTTEKVRREGVNVMPNAVVKSVSVSGNRLMIKLKDGRKVETDHIVAAVGLEPNVELAKSAGLEVDSDFGGFRVNAELQARSNIWVAGDAACFYDIKLGRRRVEHHDHAVVSGRLAGENMTGAAKPYWHQSMFWSDLGPDVGYEAIGLVDSTLPTVGVFAKATAKDTPKSATEQSGTGIRSESETEAEASEVPTSPSASPMPHVPKQGEDYGKGVIFYLRDKVVVGIVLWNIFNRMPIARKIIKDGEEHADLNEVAKLFNIHED; encoded by the exons ATGTCTTCAGGTGTTCCTGGCAAAGCTGGCAGCAACCTACTGTTCTACTTAATTGTAGGAGGAACAGTCACAGGGGCAGGAGCTTAT GTGTACAAaacattgaaagaaaacaaagagcgATTCACCAGCCGTGTCACAACGATAACAGCACGATCCCAAGAAAACGCATCGTCTCCTG GTGCTGCTTCTCGGGGCTCAGCAG CTCCAGAAGCTCATCCTGAGGTCCCATCTCATGTTCCTTTCCTGCTAATTGGTGGAGgaactgctgcttttgctgctgcccGGTCCATTCGGGCTCGTGACCCTGGTGCCCGG GTGCTGATTGTGTCTGAAGATCCTGCATTGCCCTATATGCGTCCACCCCTTTCCAAAGAGCTGTGGTTTTCAGACGATCCAAATGTGACGGAGACTCTGCGATTCAAACAGTGGAATGGCAAGGAGAGGAG CATATATTTCCAGCCGCCGTCATTCTATGTGCCTGCTCGCGACCTGCCTTTTGTAGAAAATGGTGGAGTAGCAGTTCTCTGTGGCAAGAAG GTTGTGCATATGGATGTTAGAGGCAACAAGGTGAAACTCAGTGATGGTACCCAGATATCCTATGACAAATGTCTGATTGCCACTG GTGGTTCCCCAAGGAATCTGCCCGCCATtgaaagagcaggaaaagaTGTACAGCAAAGGCTGACACTGTTCCGAAAG GTCGAGGACTTCAAAAGTCTGGAGAAGATTTCAAGACAAGTCAAATCCATCACAGTTATTGGTGGTGGCTTTCTTGGCAGTGAGCTGGCCTGTGCTCTGGGAAGAAGAG CACGAACCAGAGGCCTGGAGGTGATTCAGCTCTTTCCAGAAAATGGCAATATGGGCAAAGTCTTGCCTGAGTACCTGAGCAACTGGACCACAGAGAAAGTCAGAAGAG AGGGCGTTAATGTTATGCCTAATGCCGTGGTCAagtctgtctctgtctctggaAATCGACTGATGATTAAACTAAAAGATGGCCGAAAG GTGGAGACTGATCATATTGTGGCTGCAGTAGGGCTGGAGCCTAATGTGGAATTAGCGAAGTCTGCTGGTCTGGAGGTGGATTCTGACTTTGGAGGCTTCCGGGTcaatgcagagctgcaggcacgCTCCAATATCTGGGTG gctggggatgctgcctgCTTCTATGATATCAAACTAGGTAGGAGACGAGTAGAGCACCACGATCATGCCGTTGTGAGTGGAAGGCTAGCTGGAGAAAACATGACAGGAGCTGCAAAGCCCTACTGGCATCAGTCCATGTTCTG GAGCGATCTGGGCCCTGATGTAGGGTATGAAGCCATTGGACTTGTTGACAGTACTTTGCCAACGGTCGGGGTCTTTGctaaagcaacagcaaaagacACACCAAAATCTGCAACAGAGCAATCAG GGACAGGTATCCGATCCGAAAgtgaaacagaagcagaagcttCAGAAGTTCCCACTTCTCCAAGTGCTTCACCAATGCCTCACGTTCCAAAGCAAGGAGAAGATTATGGCAAAGGTGTCATTTTCTACCTCAGGGATAAAGTTGTGGTGGGAATTGTGTTATGGAACATCTTCAACAGGATGCCTATTGCTCGAAAG